One Nonomuraea angiospora DNA segment encodes these proteins:
- a CDS encoding ABC transporter permease has product MRSKVVLRRLFRNKQARYGIVALLLLVLLAYVGPYFGSYDWTDKDFMAFMSAPDADHWWGTTSIGQDMYAVTLRGMQKSIIIGLLVALIATGLAAVVGAFAGYFGGWIDRALMWGVDLLLVLPSFLIIAIISPRLRDASWLWFVLLLAAFSWMITSRVVRSMTLSLREREYVLAAVYMGIPRWKIIFRHIVPNLSSLLIIDATLNVSGAIIGEAALSFFGFGIQPPDVSLGTLIAEGSRNATGYPWLFVFPAGLLVAMVLAVNLIGDGLRDALDPGSNS; this is encoded by the coding sequence ATGCGTTCGAAAGTCGTGCTGCGGCGCCTGTTCCGCAACAAGCAGGCGCGTTACGGCATCGTCGCCCTGTTGCTGCTGGTCCTTCTCGCGTACGTCGGCCCCTACTTCGGCTCGTACGACTGGACCGACAAGGACTTCATGGCCTTCATGTCGGCCCCGGACGCCGACCACTGGTGGGGCACCACCTCGATCGGCCAGGACATGTACGCGGTCACGCTGCGCGGCATGCAGAAGTCGATCATCATCGGCCTGCTGGTCGCGCTGATCGCCACCGGACTCGCCGCGGTCGTGGGAGCGTTCGCCGGATATTTCGGCGGCTGGATCGACAGGGCGCTCATGTGGGGGGTCGACCTGCTGCTGGTCCTCCCGAGCTTCCTGATCATCGCCATCATCTCGCCGCGGCTGCGGGACGCCTCCTGGCTGTGGTTCGTGCTGCTGCTCGCCGCGTTCTCCTGGATGATCACCTCCCGGGTGGTGCGGAGCATGACGCTCTCGCTCCGCGAACGGGAGTACGTCCTGGCCGCCGTCTACATGGGCATCCCGCGCTGGAAGATCATCTTCCGGCACATCGTCCCCAACCTGTCCTCCTTGCTGATCATCGACGCCACGCTCAACGTCAGTGGCGCGATCATCGGCGAGGCGGCGCTGTCCTTCTTCGGCTTCGGCATCCAGCCGCCGGACGTCTCGCTCGGCACGCTGATCGCGGAGGGCTCGCGCAACGCCACCGGTTATCCGTGGCTGTTCGTCTTCCCGGCCGGCCTGCTGGTGGCCATGGTGCTCGCCGTGAACCTGATCGGCGACGGCCTGCGTGACGCACTCGACCCGGGGAGCAACTCGTGA
- a CDS encoding ABC transporter ATP-binding protein: MSILEVKDLTVTFPGGIEAVRGVSYEVERGEVLGIVGESGSGKSVTSLAVMGLLPRNAVVSGSAKLHGRELLGMDEDELIKVRGKAISMIFQDPLSAFTPVYTIGDQIAEAVRIHQKASKDKAAKRAVELLDLVGIPNPNLRAKAFPHEFSGGMRQRAMIAMAIANDPDLLICDEPTTALDVTIQAQVLEVLKTAQRETGAGIVMITHDLGVIAGMADRVLVMYAGKPVEQGPVDDIYYRPRMPYTMGLLASIPRIDGEEGPLVPIEGNPPSPSALPPGCPFAPRCPMKVDMCDDEEPPLTPFGGGRHVACIRSHEIEHKGLTGADVFPVPVIPPSDVVRVPRAERATVLELDDMIRHYPLMKGAVLKRRVGTVFAVDGISFDIAEGETLALVGESGCGKTTTLQQIMQLQPPQGGRVVVLGKDSAKLDAGARKELRRDLQIVFQDPMAALDPRMPVSAIIAEPLRAHGRKDVAARVAELLQLVGLSPEHADRYPQQFSGGQRQRIGIARALALEPKLLVLDEPVSALDVSIQAGVINLLEELKNRLGLSYLFVAHDLAVVRHLADRVAVMYLGRIAEIGTVENVYDRPAHPYTQALLSAIPLPDPDMERTRKRILLEGDLPSPADPPSGCRFRTRCPKFALLSEAERRRCVDEEPSVARLANAVDHGAACHYAEEIEVITASDDQEEK; this comes from the coding sequence GTGAGCATCTTGGAGGTCAAGGACCTCACCGTCACCTTCCCCGGCGGCATCGAGGCCGTGCGCGGCGTGAGCTACGAGGTCGAGCGCGGCGAGGTGCTCGGCATCGTCGGCGAGTCCGGCTCCGGCAAGTCCGTGACCTCGCTCGCGGTCATGGGCCTGCTGCCCCGCAACGCCGTGGTCAGCGGCTCGGCCAAGCTGCACGGCCGCGAACTGCTCGGGATGGACGAGGACGAGCTGATCAAGGTGCGCGGCAAGGCGATCAGCATGATCTTCCAGGATCCGCTGTCGGCTTTCACGCCCGTCTACACGATCGGCGACCAGATCGCCGAGGCCGTGCGCATCCATCAGAAGGCGTCCAAGGACAAGGCCGCCAAGCGGGCCGTCGAGCTGCTCGACCTGGTCGGCATCCCGAACCCGAACCTGCGAGCCAAGGCGTTCCCGCACGAGTTCTCGGGCGGCATGCGGCAGCGCGCCATGATCGCCATGGCCATCGCCAACGACCCCGACCTGCTGATCTGCGACGAGCCGACGACCGCCCTCGACGTGACCATCCAGGCGCAGGTGCTGGAGGTGCTCAAGACCGCGCAGCGGGAGACGGGCGCCGGCATCGTGATGATCACCCATGACCTGGGCGTCATCGCGGGCATGGCCGACCGGGTGCTGGTCATGTACGCGGGCAAGCCGGTCGAGCAGGGGCCCGTGGACGACATCTACTACCGGCCGCGCATGCCGTACACGATGGGTCTGCTCGCCTCGATCCCCAGGATCGACGGCGAGGAGGGGCCGCTCGTGCCCATCGAGGGCAACCCGCCCTCGCCGTCGGCGCTGCCGCCGGGCTGCCCCTTCGCACCGCGCTGTCCGATGAAGGTGGACATGTGCGACGACGAGGAGCCGCCGCTGACGCCGTTCGGCGGCGGTCGCCACGTGGCGTGCATCCGCTCGCACGAGATCGAGCACAAGGGCCTGACCGGGGCCGACGTGTTCCCCGTGCCGGTCATCCCGCCGAGCGACGTGGTACGCGTGCCGCGCGCCGAGCGCGCCACGGTGCTCGAGCTCGACGACATGATCAGGCACTACCCGCTGATGAAGGGCGCGGTCCTCAAGCGCCGCGTCGGCACCGTGTTCGCGGTGGACGGCATCAGCTTCGACATCGCCGAGGGCGAGACGCTGGCCCTGGTCGGCGAGTCCGGCTGCGGCAAGACCACCACGCTCCAGCAGATCATGCAGCTCCAGCCGCCGCAGGGCGGGCGGGTCGTCGTGCTCGGCAAGGACAGCGCCAAGCTCGACGCCGGGGCTCGCAAGGAGCTCAGGCGCGACCTGCAGATCGTCTTCCAGGACCCGATGGCCGCCCTCGACCCGCGCATGCCGGTCAGCGCCATCATCGCCGAGCCGCTGCGCGCGCACGGGCGGAAGGACGTGGCCGCCCGGGTCGCCGAGCTGCTGCAACTGGTCGGGCTGTCGCCGGAGCACGCCGACCGCTACCCGCAGCAGTTCTCCGGCGGTCAGCGCCAGCGCATCGGCATCGCCCGCGCGCTCGCGCTGGAGCCGAAGCTGCTGGTGCTGGACGAGCCGGTCTCGGCGCTCGACGTCTCCATCCAGGCCGGTGTGATCAACCTGCTGGAGGAGCTGAAGAACCGGCTGGGCCTGTCGTACCTGTTCGTGGCCCACGACCTGGCGGTGGTCAGGCACCTGGCCGACCGGGTCGCCGTCATGTACCTCGGCAGGATCGCCGAGATCGGCACGGTCGAGAACGTCTACGACCGTCCAGCCCACCCCTACACGCAGGCGCTGCTGTCGGCGATCCCGCTGCCGGACCCCGACATGGAACGGACCCGGAAGCGGATCCTGCTCGAAGGCGACCTGCCCAGCCCGGCCGACCCGCCATCGGGATGCCGGTTCCGTACTCGCTGCCCCAAGTTCGCCCTGCTCAGCGAGGCGGAGCGACGGCGGTGTGTGGACGAAGAGCCCTCGGTTGCTCGGCTCGCGAACGCCGTGGACCACGGCGCCGCCTGCCACTACGCGGAGGAGATCGAGGTCATCACGGCCTCGGACGATCAGGAGGAAAAGTGA
- a CDS encoding ABC transporter family substrate-binding protein, producing MKVRYRAAAGIAVLAMAVAACGGGGGAAKKPSAEQSQQAQQQMAETPSISINQVAYDQVKDGGTLTLPIGQWPTQWNVNHVDGNQADTADMLDPIMPQLMVSDDKANFTPNPDYVTDVKNDMSSGKQVVTYTLNDKANWSDGTPITWKDLEAAWKVNNGKDKKYKPASTDGWDKIESVTKGDSDKVAVVTFAKPYLEWQGLFNRSTNHLLPASHVLDPDKYENDYKQKIPVTAGPFKVEKIDEGTKTLTLVRDDKWWGKKTKLDKLIFRWMDPSAAVNGFANGELDATDILAGAPADLKRAKEVPNADIRKALSPNWRHITVNNQSTFLKDKPVRQAVAYAINRDVITQSDLKDMDWPLQTLGNHVFMNNHKAYVDNSGDIGKYNLDKAKQMLDAAGWKQEGDYRKKDGKELDLTFVIPTDTPVAKTEGELTQAMLKEAGIKVTVRPVPVDKFFTDYIIKGDFDLVPFTWIGTPLPLGGLPQIYKTGSESNFPKSNDPELDKAIEAVGNETDQTKAYELANAADKMIWDLVHTIPLYQRPEIWATKKTLANFGARGYKFYDWSAVGYTG from the coding sequence GTGAAGGTTCGTTACCGTGCGGCTGCGGGCATCGCGGTCCTGGCCATGGCCGTCGCGGCCTGTGGCGGAGGTGGCGGTGCAGCCAAGAAGCCGAGCGCAGAGCAGTCGCAGCAGGCTCAGCAGCAGATGGCGGAGACCCCGTCCATCAGCATCAACCAGGTCGCCTATGACCAGGTCAAGGACGGCGGCACGCTGACCCTGCCCATCGGGCAGTGGCCCACCCAGTGGAACGTCAACCACGTCGACGGCAACCAGGCCGACACCGCGGACATGCTCGACCCGATCATGCCGCAGCTGATGGTGTCCGACGACAAGGCCAACTTCACGCCGAACCCGGACTACGTGACCGACGTGAAGAACGACATGTCGTCGGGCAAGCAGGTCGTGACCTACACGCTCAACGACAAGGCCAACTGGTCGGACGGCACGCCGATCACGTGGAAGGACCTCGAGGCCGCGTGGAAGGTCAACAACGGTAAGGACAAGAAGTACAAGCCGGCTTCCACGGACGGCTGGGACAAGATCGAGTCGGTCACCAAGGGTGACTCCGACAAGGTCGCCGTCGTCACCTTCGCCAAGCCGTACCTGGAGTGGCAGGGTCTGTTCAACCGGTCCACCAACCACCTTCTGCCCGCCTCGCACGTGCTCGACCCGGACAAGTACGAGAACGACTACAAGCAGAAGATCCCGGTCACCGCGGGTCCCTTCAAGGTGGAGAAGATCGACGAGGGCACCAAGACGCTCACCCTCGTGCGTGACGACAAGTGGTGGGGCAAGAAGACCAAGCTCGACAAGCTCATCTTCCGGTGGATGGACCCCTCCGCCGCGGTGAACGGCTTCGCCAACGGCGAGCTCGACGCCACGGACATCCTGGCCGGCGCCCCCGCTGACCTGAAGCGCGCCAAGGAGGTCCCCAACGCGGACATCCGCAAGGCGCTCAGCCCCAACTGGCGGCACATCACGGTCAACAACCAGAGCACGTTCCTGAAGGACAAGCCCGTCCGCCAGGCCGTCGCCTACGCGATCAACCGTGACGTGATCACGCAGTCGGACCTGAAGGACATGGACTGGCCGCTGCAGACGCTCGGCAACCACGTCTTCATGAACAACCACAAGGCCTACGTCGACAACTCCGGCGACATCGGCAAGTACAACCTGGACAAGGCCAAGCAGATGCTGGACGCGGCCGGTTGGAAGCAGGAGGGCGACTACCGCAAGAAGGACGGCAAGGAGCTGGACCTGACCTTCGTCATCCCGACGGACACCCCCGTCGCGAAGACCGAGGGCGAGCTCACCCAGGCCATGCTGAAGGAGGCCGGGATCAAGGTCACGGTCCGCCCGGTCCCGGTCGACAAGTTCTTCACCGACTACATCATCAAGGGCGACTTCGACCTGGTGCCGTTCACGTGGATCGGCACGCCGCTGCCGCTCGGCGGCCTGCCGCAGATCTACAAGACCGGCTCCGAGAGCAACTTCCCCAAGAGCAACGACCCTGAGCTCGACAAGGCCATCGAGGCCGTGGGGAACGAGACGGACCAGACCAAGGCCTACGAGCTGGCGAACGCCGCCGACAAGATGATCTGGGACCTGGTGCACACCATCCCGCTGTACCAGCGTCCGGAGATCTGGGCGACGAAGAAGACGCTCGCCAACTTCGGCGCTCGCGGCTACAAGTTCTACGACTGGTCGGCGGTCGGCTACACCGGCTGA
- a CDS encoding NAD(P)H-binding protein, with protein MILVTGAAGGPQGSTGRHVTNLLLERGAAVRAFVHSDDHRAEELRKLGAEVVVGDLREITSVRPAMRGISRAFFTYPVTAGLLDATGVFAAAAREEGVARVVEVSQLDASPDALTPRMRRHWVAEQVFDWAGVGAVHLRAAVFFENLSFAASGGTLALPLGPRDTRIPLVAGEDVARVAAGLLLDPGPADPVCLVTGQLATIGEAADALGLSYADLPPEEWEARALDVYGDPYTVEHLTHLWAIFRLIGSGDHPLYRVTESIERYGGRPPMTLDEWGNPRPRSGRGFRAGGDQPV; from the coding sequence ATGATCCTGGTCACGGGAGCGGCCGGCGGCCCGCAGGGCTCGACCGGCCGGCACGTCACGAACCTGCTGCTGGAGCGCGGCGCGGCGGTGCGCGCCTTCGTGCACTCCGACGACCACCGGGCGGAGGAGCTGCGCAAGCTCGGGGCCGAGGTGGTGGTCGGCGACCTCAGGGAGATCACGTCGGTGCGGCCCGCCATGCGCGGGATCAGCAGGGCGTTCTTCACCTATCCGGTGACGGCGGGGCTGCTGGACGCCACCGGCGTGTTCGCCGCCGCGGCCAGGGAGGAGGGGGTGGCGCGCGTCGTCGAGGTGTCGCAGCTCGACGCGTCCCCCGACGCTCTCACGCCGCGGATGCGCCGGCACTGGGTGGCGGAGCAGGTGTTCGACTGGGCCGGGGTGGGCGCGGTGCACCTGCGGGCCGCGGTCTTCTTCGAGAACCTGTCCTTCGCCGCCTCGGGCGGCACGCTGGCGCTCCCGCTGGGGCCGCGCGACACCCGGATCCCGCTGGTCGCGGGCGAGGACGTGGCCAGGGTCGCCGCCGGGCTCCTGCTCGACCCCGGACCCGCCGATCCGGTGTGCCTGGTGACCGGGCAGCTGGCGACGATCGGGGAGGCGGCGGACGCGCTCGGGCTCTCGTACGCCGATCTGCCGCCCGAGGAGTGGGAGGCGCGGGCGCTGGACGTCTACGGGGACCCGTACACGGTGGAGCACCTGACGCACCTGTGGGCGATCTTCCGCCTCATCGGCTCCGGCGACCACCCGCTCTACCGGGTCACCGAGAGCATCGAGCGCTACGGCGGCCGCCCGCCCATGACTCTGGACGAATGGGGGAACCCCCGGCCGAGGAGCGGCCGGGGGTTCCGTGCGGGCGGGGATCAGCCGGTGTAG
- a CDS encoding saccharopine dehydrogenase NADP-binding domain-containing protein → MSPSSSPRIAVYGATGHTGRLVAAELRARGKEVILAGRDDGALKALSDELGGAPVHQAPLDDPAALRALAEQAAVLVHCAGPFTHTGRPVATAAAEGGCHYVDHALEQHHTKWMFDTMQEPARRAGVTMVTAMSFYGGTGDLLAAAVADGLTDVERVITAYAVSGWRLTTGAKQTAELLFADTRRITYTDGEQHVGYVEPRNAVFPFPPPLGPRTMIAPVPFSEVVTVPRHVRARRVEAQLTADTFQEEQVFTSEDADAATRAGSAFTVAAQVITADGGRAGQVSGRDLWRMSALTSVEAAVRLAADPGSPGVYGPAEAFPAEPFLRDLERLGLFTLTLPKTPDKEEER, encoded by the coding sequence GTGTCCCCCTCGTCCTCACCGCGCATCGCCGTCTACGGCGCCACCGGCCACACCGGGCGCCTGGTCGCGGCGGAGCTGCGCGCCCGCGGCAAGGAGGTCATCCTGGCCGGCCGCGACGACGGAGCGCTCAAGGCCCTGTCCGACGAGCTCGGCGGGGCGCCCGTGCACCAGGCCCCGCTGGACGACCCCGCCGCGTTACGCGCGCTCGCCGAGCAGGCGGCCGTGCTGGTCCACTGCGCGGGCCCGTTCACGCACACCGGCCGGCCCGTCGCCACGGCGGCGGCCGAGGGCGGCTGCCACTACGTGGACCACGCCCTGGAGCAGCACCACACGAAGTGGATGTTCGACACGATGCAGGAGCCCGCGAGGAGAGCGGGCGTCACCATGGTCACCGCGATGAGCTTCTACGGCGGGACGGGCGACCTGCTCGCCGCCGCCGTGGCCGACGGCCTGACGGACGTCGAACGGGTGATCACCGCCTACGCGGTGTCCGGCTGGCGGCTGACCACGGGGGCGAAGCAGACCGCCGAGCTGCTGTTCGCCGACACCCGGCGCATCACCTACACCGACGGCGAGCAGCACGTCGGCTACGTCGAGCCGCGCAACGCCGTCTTCCCGTTCCCGCCGCCGCTCGGCCCGCGCACGATGATCGCCCCCGTCCCGTTCTCGGAGGTCGTCACGGTCCCCAGGCACGTACGCGCGAGAAGGGTCGAGGCGCAGCTCACGGCGGACACGTTCCAGGAGGAGCAGGTGTTCACCAGCGAGGACGCGGACGCCGCGACCCGGGCGGGCTCCGCGTTCACGGTCGCCGCGCAGGTGATCACCGCTGACGGCGGCCGGGCCGGGCAGGTCAGCGGGCGCGACCTGTGGCGCATGAGCGCGCTGACCTCGGTGGAGGCCGCCGTCCGCCTGGCCGCGGACCCGGGGAGTCCCGGCGTGTACGGCCCGGCCGAGGCGTTCCCGGCGGAGCCGTTCCTGCGCGATCTGGAGCGGCTCGGCCTGTTCACCCTCACCCTGCCGAAGACGCCGGACAAGGAGGAGGAGCGATGA
- a CDS encoding TetR/AcrR family transcriptional regulator → MIRRTQAERSDETTGRLVRAARELFGAHGYALTSIDAVAAAAGVTKGAAYHHFNGKVALFRAAFVGEQEEVAAAVERAALSEPDPWAALRRGCRTFLERCLDPGFRQIVLLDAPSVLGWETVREIEYAHTLRVLLAGLDLATAEGDKVVLSMRAQLVFGALCEGGMLLARSADPAADLPRLAAEADRFLAALRP, encoded by the coding sequence ATGATCCGCCGTACCCAGGCAGAGCGATCGGACGAGACCACGGGGCGGCTGGTGCGGGCCGCGCGGGAGCTGTTCGGGGCTCATGGTTACGCGCTCACGTCGATCGACGCGGTGGCCGCCGCGGCCGGGGTCACCAAGGGGGCGGCCTATCACCACTTCAACGGAAAAGTCGCGCTATTTCGGGCGGCGTTCGTGGGGGAGCAGGAGGAGGTCGCCGCCGCGGTGGAGCGCGCGGCCCTGTCGGAGCCCGACCCCTGGGCGGCGCTGCGGCGCGGCTGCCGCACCTTTCTCGAGCGCTGCCTCGACCCGGGCTTCCGGCAGATCGTCCTGCTCGACGCGCCGTCGGTGCTGGGGTGGGAGACGGTCCGCGAGATCGAGTACGCCCACACGCTACGGGTCCTGCTCGCCGGCCTCGACCTGGCCACGGCGGAGGGCGACAAGGTGGTTCTGTCCATGCGCGCACAACTCGTCTTCGGCGCGTTGTGCGAGGGCGGCATGCTGCTGGCCCGCTCCGCCGACCCGGCGGCCGACCTGCCGCGGCTCGCCGCGGAGGCCGACCGCTTCCTGGCGGCGCTCAGGCCATGA
- a CDS encoding peptidase inhibitor family I36 protein: MGKKLHILALPIAAAALALTAVPAQAADGYDRCPANYYCLFSGLDGTGDIVQIQSNTPDLAALNMADRAKSDWNRTGSTIHLYSEANYGGCSAVTVAGGKGNFYTPFRDFFNSVRVGGPNGPACETFATIKAQPTDSHG, translated from the coding sequence TTGGGCAAGAAGCTTCACATTCTGGCATTACCGATCGCCGCCGCGGCCCTGGCGCTGACGGCCGTTCCCGCGCAGGCGGCCGACGGCTATGACCGTTGCCCCGCCAACTACTACTGCCTGTTCTCCGGCCTGGACGGCACCGGCGACATCGTCCAGATCCAGAGCAACACCCCCGACCTGGCCGCCCTCAACATGGCCGACCGCGCCAAGTCCGACTGGAACCGCACGGGCTCGACCATCCACCTCTACTCGGAGGCGAACTACGGCGGCTGCTCGGCCGTGACCGTGGCCGGCGGGAAGGGCAACTTCTACACCCCGTTCCGCGACTTCTTCAACTCCGTACGCGTCGGCGGGCCGAACGGCCCGGCCTGCGAGACCTTCGCGACGATCAAGGCTCAGCCCACCGACTCGCACGGCTGA
- a CDS encoding TetR/AcrR family transcriptional regulator: MSKPMRADARRNLEQILLAARDMVAERGPDVPLDDIARRAGVGSATLYRRFPDRDALLRALALDALTRTAVAAKAAAEQERDPFEALARYLREALELRVSAVLPALLDVVDPANDPLLSPVREESARTIRRMISDAHAAGTLPEGVTFMDITTMLVRIARPLPGPLPDEAKHALARRHLELFIHGLRAMGGGVKLS; this comes from the coding sequence ATGAGCAAGCCCATGCGGGCCGACGCGCGGCGCAACCTGGAGCAGATCCTGCTCGCCGCCCGCGACATGGTCGCCGAGCGCGGCCCTGACGTCCCGCTCGACGACATCGCCCGGCGCGCCGGGGTCGGCAGCGCCACGCTCTACCGCCGCTTCCCCGACCGCGACGCCCTGCTGCGCGCGCTCGCGCTCGACGCCCTGACCAGGACGGCCGTCGCGGCCAAGGCGGCGGCCGAGCAGGAGCGCGACCCGTTCGAGGCACTGGCGCGCTACCTGCGCGAGGCGCTCGAGCTACGCGTCTCGGCCGTGCTTCCGGCCCTGCTCGACGTGGTGGACCCGGCGAACGATCCACTGCTTTCACCCGTGCGCGAGGAGTCCGCCCGCACGATACGCCGAATGATCTCCGACGCCCACGCGGCGGGCACGCTGCCGGAGGGTGTCACGTTCATGGACATCACGACCATGCTCGTACGGATCGCCCGCCCCCTCCCCGGGCCGCTCCCGGACGAGGCCAAGCACGCGCTCGCCCGGCGGCACCTGGAGCTGTTCATCCACGGATTGCGGGCGATGGGGGGCGGCGTGAAACTCTCATAG
- a CDS encoding nuclear transport factor 2 family protein yields the protein MSSQEQVLDLVRRWARAELDGDADAFGDLLGEDFAGIGPVGFKLDKRQWAGRHRGDLKNHHFEILDPQVRLHGDTAIVGGVQEQRTSVRGHEVNDSFRLTLVAVKQGERWVIANIQLSGPLQDPSAPPPFAREQG from the coding sequence ATGAGCAGTCAGGAGCAGGTTCTCGACCTCGTCCGCCGCTGGGCACGGGCCGAGCTCGACGGCGACGCGGACGCCTTCGGCGACCTCCTCGGCGAGGACTTCGCCGGAATCGGTCCCGTGGGGTTCAAGCTGGACAAGCGGCAGTGGGCGGGGCGGCACCGGGGCGACCTGAAGAACCACCACTTCGAGATCCTCGATCCGCAGGTGCGCCTCCACGGCGACACCGCGATCGTGGGCGGCGTGCAGGAGCAGCGCACCTCAGTCAGAGGGCACGAGGTCAACGACTCCTTCCGGCTGACCCTGGTCGCCGTCAAGCAGGGCGAGCGCTGGGTGATCGCCAACATCCAGCTCAGCGGCCCGCTCCAGGACCCGTCCGCGCCGCCGCCTTTCGCCCGTGAGCAGGGGTGA